From Arthrobacter sp. FW306-2-2C-D06B, a single genomic window includes:
- a CDS encoding VTT domain-containing protein yields MNDFAVSALVGAGPVQPHMSALLPDWLNPQIFLADPALAPWVVLLVCGIVFAETGLLVGFFLPGDSMLFTAGLLVATDTIKFNIWALAALIVVSAIIGNQSGYLIGSKAGPAIFNKPDSKLFKRENVESAHAFFEKHGGKALILARFVPIIRTFVPVIVGVAQMDKRKFFIFNVIGAVLWGGGVTLLGYLLGDKVPWVRDNLDIIFVVIVLLSVVPVAIEVIRGLLAKRKNTDRGAEPAEEFVDGREAGKHGER; encoded by the coding sequence ATGAACGACTTTGCCGTATCCGCTTTGGTGGGTGCAGGACCGGTGCAGCCGCACATGTCCGCGCTCCTCCCCGACTGGTTGAACCCCCAGATCTTTCTGGCCGATCCCGCCTTGGCACCATGGGTAGTCCTGCTCGTGTGCGGCATTGTGTTCGCCGAGACGGGACTCCTGGTGGGCTTCTTCCTGCCTGGCGACTCGATGCTCTTCACCGCGGGGCTCCTCGTCGCCACGGATACCATCAAGTTCAATATCTGGGCACTCGCCGCCCTCATCGTCGTGTCTGCAATCATCGGCAACCAGAGTGGCTACCTCATCGGTTCCAAAGCCGGACCCGCCATCTTCAACAAGCCTGATTCCAAGCTCTTCAAGCGGGAGAACGTCGAGAGCGCCCACGCCTTCTTCGAAAAGCACGGCGGCAAGGCCCTGATCCTGGCCCGTTTTGTGCCGATCATCCGCACCTTCGTCCCGGTGATTGTCGGCGTCGCGCAGATGGACAAGCGCAAGTTCTTCATCTTCAACGTCATCGGGGCAGTGCTCTGGGGCGGTGGCGTCACGCTGCTCGGCTACCTGCTCGGCGACAAGGTTCCGTGGGTCCGGGACAACCTCGACATCATCTTCGTGGTCATCGTGCTGCTCTCGGTGGTCCCCGTGGCCATCGAGGTCATCCGCGGCTTGCTCGCCAAGCGCAAGAACACTGACCGCGGCGCGGAACCCGCCGAAGAGTTCGTCGACGGACGCGAAGCCGGAAAGCATGGCGAGCGCTAA
- the rdgB gene encoding RdgB/HAM1 family non-canonical purine NTP pyrophosphatase: MSEAITATTPRLVLATHNKGKLRELRELLRGQVPGLDVDTQVIDAAAAGAPDVAETGVTFAENSLLKARAVAEATGMVAIADDSGLAVDVLGGAPGIFSARWSGRHGDDAANLQLLLAQLSDVPDAHRGAAFVCAAALAVPAAVDGRAREVVEYGQLEGTLLREPRGAGGFGYDPVLQPQGLDRSCAELSSEEKNAISHRGKAFRALLPAIVDALR; this comes from the coding sequence GTGAGCGAGGCAATTACCGCAACTACGCCTCGGCTCGTTCTCGCCACCCACAACAAGGGAAAACTGCGCGAACTCAGGGAACTCCTCAGGGGGCAAGTGCCAGGACTTGACGTCGACACCCAAGTGATTGACGCGGCCGCGGCCGGCGCTCCCGATGTTGCCGAGACCGGCGTGACCTTTGCCGAGAACTCCCTGCTCAAGGCACGGGCCGTGGCTGAAGCCACGGGAATGGTGGCGATCGCCGATGACTCGGGACTGGCCGTGGACGTCCTGGGTGGAGCTCCGGGCATCTTCTCGGCCCGCTGGTCCGGCCGGCACGGTGACGACGCCGCCAACCTCCAGCTCTTGCTGGCGCAACTCTCCGACGTCCCCGACGCGCATCGGGGAGCGGCGTTTGTCTGCGCGGCGGCGCTCGCTGTACCGGCCGCCGTCGACGGCCGGGCGCGCGAGGTGGTCGAATATGGCCAGCTGGAAGGCACTCTCCTGCGTGAACCGCGCGGCGCCGGTGGATTCGGGTACGACCCCGTGCTCCAGCCGCAGGGGCTGGACCGCAGTTGCGCGGAGCTGAGTTCCGAGGAGAAGAACGCCATCAGCCACCGCGGCAAGGCATTCCGGGCGCTGCTCCCGGCCATTGTGGACGCCCTACGCTAG
- the rph gene encoding ribonuclease PH — protein MTSEATSVPVIRADGRTPDQLRPISITRGWSKQAEGSALIEFGNTRVLCTASLTEGVPRWLKGEGRGWVTAEYAMLPRATNTRSDRESVKGRIGGRTHEISRLIGRSLRSIIDTKALGENTIVLDCDVLQADGGTRTAAITGAYVALAEAIRFARENKMIAKNAQPLIDTIAAVSVGIIDGIPMLDLPYVEDVRAETDMNVVVTGSGKFVEVQGTAEGAPFDRDELNALLDLALIGTGELAAIQRETLAEAP, from the coding sequence ATGACTTCCGAAGCCACATCTGTCCCCGTCATCCGTGCCGACGGCCGTACGCCCGATCAACTCCGTCCCATCAGCATCACCCGCGGCTGGTCCAAGCAGGCCGAAGGTTCGGCCCTGATCGAATTCGGCAACACCCGGGTGCTGTGCACGGCTTCCCTGACCGAGGGCGTTCCGCGCTGGCTCAAAGGCGAAGGCCGCGGCTGGGTCACGGCCGAGTACGCGATGCTGCCGCGGGCCACGAACACCCGTTCCGACCGTGAGTCCGTCAAAGGCAGGATCGGCGGACGCACCCACGAAATTTCGCGCCTGATCGGCCGCTCATTGCGTTCCATCATCGACACGAAGGCCCTGGGCGAGAACACGATCGTGCTGGACTGCGATGTCCTGCAGGCCGACGGCGGCACCCGCACCGCCGCAATCACCGGCGCCTACGTGGCGCTCGCCGAAGCGATCCGCTTCGCCCGCGAGAACAAGATGATCGCCAAGAATGCGCAGCCGTTGATCGATACGATTGCTGCCGTTTCCGTGGGAATCATCGACGGGATCCCGATGCTGGACCTGCCCTACGTCGAGGACGTGCGCGCCGAAACCGACATGAACGTGGTGGTCACGGGCTCCGGCAAGTTCGTGGAAGTCCAGGGCACCGCCGAGGGCGCGCCCTTCGACCGCGACGAACTGAATGCATTGCTGGACCTTGCCCTCATCGGCACGGGGGAGTTGGCAGCAATCCAGCGCGAGACCCTGGCCGAGGCCCCGTGA